Proteins encoded in a region of the Saccharothrix ecbatanensis genome:
- the nucS gene encoding endonuclease NucS: MRLVIARCKVDYVGRLTAHLPMAQRLLLIKADGSVSIHSDDRAYKPLNWMSPPCWLIEEPDMWVVQNKAGEKLIITLTEVMHDSKHELGPEPGLVKDGVESDLQKLLAEHVTTLGEGWTLVRREFPTPIGPVDLMCRDASGGSVAVEIKRRGEIDGVEQLTRYLELLNRDPLLAPVKGVFAAQQIKPQARTLAEDRGIRCVVLDYDVLRGIESDEFRLF, translated from the coding sequence GTGCGCCTCGTCATCGCTCGCTGCAAGGTCGACTACGTCGGACGTCTCACCGCCCATCTGCCGATGGCGCAGCGGCTGCTGCTGATCAAGGCGGACGGCTCGGTGTCGATCCACTCCGACGACCGCGCGTACAAGCCGCTGAACTGGATGAGCCCGCCGTGCTGGCTGATCGAGGAACCGGACATGTGGGTGGTGCAGAACAAGGCGGGCGAGAAGCTGATCATCACGCTGACCGAGGTGATGCACGATTCCAAGCACGAACTCGGCCCCGAGCCCGGCCTGGTCAAGGATGGCGTGGAGTCCGACCTCCAGAAGCTGCTGGCCGAGCACGTCACCACGCTCGGCGAGGGCTGGACCCTCGTCCGCCGCGAGTTCCCGACCCCGATCGGCCCGGTCGACCTGATGTGCCGGGACGCGTCGGGTGGTTCGGTCGCGGTGGAGATCAAGCGGCGGGGCGAGATCGACGGCGTGGAACAGCTGACCAGGTACCTGGAGCTGCTCAACCGTGATCCGCTGCTCGCGCCGGTGAAGGGCGTGTTCGCGGCCCAGCAGATCAAGCCGCAGGCGCGCACGTTGGCCGAGGACCGGGGCATCCGCTGCGTCGTGCTGGACTACGACGTGCTGCGCGGTATCGAGTCGGACGAATTCCGGCTGTTCTGA
- a CDS encoding cysteine hydrolase family protein, translating into MTALILIDVQRGFDDPYWGKRDNPDAEANIARLLASWTGPLVFVRHDSTTPDSPLRPGQDGNRFKPELDRAEPDLVFGKNVNSAFHGEVDLHEWLKARHITDIVLAGVQTNMCVETTARVGGNLGYRVKVVLDATFTFGLEDLTAEQLAQATATNLRGGGFAEIVSTDDVI; encoded by the coding sequence ATGACCGCTTTGATCCTCATCGACGTGCAGCGCGGCTTCGACGACCCCTACTGGGGCAAGCGCGACAACCCTGATGCAGAGGCGAACATCGCCCGTCTCCTCGCCTCCTGGACCGGCCCACTGGTGTTCGTCCGGCACGACTCGACCACGCCGGACTCACCGCTGCGCCCCGGCCAGGACGGCAACCGGTTCAAGCCGGAACTCGACCGGGCCGAACCCGACCTGGTGTTCGGGAAGAACGTCAACTCCGCGTTCCACGGCGAGGTCGACCTGCACGAGTGGCTGAAAGCCCGGCACATCACCGACATCGTGCTTGCCGGCGTCCAGACGAACATGTGCGTGGAGACGACCGCCCGGGTCGGCGGCAACCTCGGCTACCGGGTCAAGGTCGTCCTCGACGCCACGTTCACGTTCGGCCTGGAGGACCTGACCGCCGAACAACTCGCCCAGGCCACCGCCACCAACCTGCGTGGCGGCGGCTTCGCCGAGATCGTGTCCACCGACGACGTCATCTAA
- a CDS encoding GNAT family N-acetyltransferase, whose translation MSEQVAADEARVVSERAAENKPGAVSERAAENEAGVVSERAVANEPGAVSERAVANEPGAVRAEIAELTSAGVLACADGLTDLLADAVAGGASVGFLSPLSREDALKWWRALAAPVANGVLALWVARDGERVLGTVQLRFASMPNGAHRAEVAKLLVHRDARRSGLGLALLDVAEREAAKRGVTLLVLDTETGSGAEPLYRRAGWTEVGVIPDYATDPTGVPRPTTVFYKQLG comes from the coding sequence GTGAGCGAGCAGGTGGCCGCGGACGAGGCCCGTGTCGTGAGCGAACGAGCCGCCGAGAACAAGCCCGGAGCCGTGAGCGAACGCGCCGCTGAAAACGAGGCCGGTGTCGTGAGTGAACGTGCCGTCGCGAACGAGCCCGGAGCCGTGAGCGAACGCGCCGTCGCGAACGAGCCCGGGGCCGTGCGGGCCGAGATCGCGGAGCTGACGTCCGCTGGTGTGCTGGCGTGCGCGGACGGGTTGACCGACCTGCTGGCGGACGCCGTCGCGGGTGGCGCGTCGGTCGGTTTCCTCAGTCCGCTGTCCCGCGAGGACGCGCTCAAGTGGTGGCGTGCGCTGGCCGCGCCCGTCGCCAACGGCGTGCTGGCGTTGTGGGTGGCGCGGGATGGGGAGCGGGTGCTCGGCACCGTCCAGCTGCGGTTCGCCTCCATGCCGAACGGCGCGCACCGCGCGGAGGTGGCCAAGCTGCTGGTGCACCGCGACGCCCGACGTTCGGGGCTGGGTCTTGCGCTGCTGGACGTGGCCGAGCGTGAGGCGGCGAAGCGTGGCGTGACCCTGCTCGTCCTCGACACCGAGACCGGCTCAGGCGCCGAACCGCTCTACCGGCGGGCGGGCTGGACGGAGGTCGGCGTCATCCCCGACTACGCCACCGACCCGACCGGCGTGCCGCGGCCGACGACGGTGTTCTACAAGCAACTGGGATAG
- a CDS encoding sodium:solute symporter family protein, which translates to MPVLAQVDLRLDAGPLDYSLLAIYFVFVLGIGFLARRSVSSSLDFLLSGRSLPAWVTGLAFISANLGAIELLGMAANGAQYGMATVHYYWIGAIPAMVFLGLVMMPFYYGSKVRSVPEFLRRRFGKGAHLVNAISFAAAQVLIAGVNLYALAFLLNLMLGWPIPLSVVIAAAIVLTYTALGGLSAAIYNEVLQFFVIVAALLPLTIVGLHKVGGWDGLVARVTGGPGGAEQLSAWPATELTGIQNPVLSVIGIVFGLGFVLSFGYWTTNFAEVQRALSAKSMSAARRTPIIGAYPKMLIPFVIIIPGIIAALVVPEMAALKAGDTGSGVTYNNALPALIGELLPNGMLGIAITGLMASFMAGVAANVSSFNTVFTYDLWQDYIRKDRPDEYYLRVGRLATVGGTVVAIGTAFLAAGYGNIMDYIQALFSFFNAPLFATFILAMFWKRMSAAAGWSGLVAGTIAAVAVFVLAETGVLDLPGQGASFLGAGVAFAVDIVVSVVVTSFTRPVPEERLVGLVYSLTPKADRMHSTTGEDAGWYRSPLLLGIGVLVLTFVLNIIFG; encoded by the coding sequence GTGCCCGTGCTGGCCCAGGTGGATCTCAGGCTTGACGCCGGTCCGTTGGACTACAGCCTGTTGGCGATCTACTTCGTGTTCGTGCTCGGCATCGGCTTCCTGGCCCGCAGATCGGTCTCGTCGAGCCTGGACTTCCTGCTCTCCGGCCGTTCGCTGCCCGCGTGGGTGACGGGCCTGGCGTTCATCTCCGCCAACCTCGGCGCGATCGAACTGCTCGGCATGGCCGCCAACGGCGCTCAGTACGGCATGGCGACCGTGCACTACTACTGGATCGGCGCGATCCCGGCCATGGTCTTCCTCGGCCTGGTGATGATGCCGTTCTACTACGGCTCCAAAGTCCGCAGCGTCCCCGAGTTCCTCCGCCGCCGCTTCGGCAAGGGCGCGCACCTGGTCAACGCGATCAGCTTCGCCGCGGCCCAGGTGCTGATCGCGGGCGTGAACCTGTACGCGCTGGCGTTCCTGCTGAACCTCATGCTCGGCTGGCCGATCCCGCTGTCCGTGGTCATCGCGGCGGCGATCGTGCTCACGTACACGGCGCTGGGCGGACTGTCGGCGGCGATCTACAACGAGGTGCTCCAGTTCTTCGTGATCGTCGCCGCGCTGCTGCCGCTGACCATCGTGGGCCTGCACAAGGTCGGCGGCTGGGACGGTCTGGTGGCTCGGGTCACCGGCGGTCCGGGTGGCGCCGAACAGCTGTCCGCGTGGCCCGCGACGGAGCTGACCGGCATCCAGAACCCGGTGCTGAGCGTGATCGGCATCGTCTTCGGCCTGGGTTTCGTGCTGTCGTTCGGCTACTGGACGACGAACTTCGCCGAGGTGCAGCGCGCGTTGTCGGCCAAGAGCATGTCGGCTGCGCGGCGCACGCCGATCATCGGCGCGTACCCCAAGATGCTCATCCCGTTCGTGATCATCATCCCGGGCATCATCGCGGCGCTGGTCGTGCCGGAGATGGCGGCGCTCAAGGCGGGCGACACGGGTTCCGGCGTCACGTACAACAACGCGCTGCCCGCGTTGATCGGCGAGCTGCTCCCGAACGGCATGCTGGGCATCGCGATCACCGGTCTGATGGCGTCGTTCATGGCGGGTGTCGCGGCGAACGTGTCCAGCTTCAACACCGTGTTCACGTACGACCTGTGGCAGGACTACATCCGCAAGGACCGCCCGGACGAGTACTACCTCCGGGTCGGCCGGCTGGCCACGGTCGGCGGCACGGTGGTCGCCATCGGCACCGCGTTCCTCGCGGCCGGCTACGGCAACATCATGGACTACATCCAGGCGCTGTTCTCGTTCTTCAACGCGCCGCTGTTCGCCACGTTCATCCTGGCCATGTTCTGGAAGCGGATGTCGGCCGCGGCGGGGTGGTCCGGTCTGGTCGCGGGCACGATCGCGGCGGTGGCGGTGTTCGTGCTGGCGGAGACGGGAGTGCTGGACCTGCCGGGCCAGGGCGCCAGCTTCCTCGGCGCGGGTGTGGCGTTCGCGGTCGACATCGTGGTCAGCGTGGTGGTGACGTCGTTCACCCGGCCGGTGCCGGAGGAACGGCTGGTCGGGCTGGTCTACAGCCTGACGCCCAAGGCGGACCGGATGCACTCCACCACCGGTGAGGACGCCGGGTGGTACCGGTCGCCGCTGCTGCTGGGCATCGGCGTGCTGGTGCTGACGTTCGTGCTCAACATCATCTTCGGCTGA
- a CDS encoding enoyl-CoA hydratase-related protein has product MAEYQHIRVDRTDDVVRVTMDRAARRNSLSAEHLAELLTAFREVAATDAVGVVLAGEGPVFSAGHDFADVSARDLEGVRDLLTLCTDLMRTIESVPQVVIARVHGLATAAGCQLVASCDLAVAAEEAGFALPGGKAGWFCHTPAVPVARAVGRKRLMEMALTGDTVDARTAEQWGLVNRVVPLADLDDAVDDLMRRATRGSRASKALGKQTLYAQLDRPEADAYGIAVEVMAAASQTPAAKEGMSSFLEKRPPAWTD; this is encoded by the coding sequence ATGGCCGAATACCAGCACATCCGCGTCGACCGCACGGACGACGTCGTGCGCGTCACCATGGACCGCGCCGCCCGGCGCAACTCGCTGTCCGCCGAGCACCTGGCGGAGCTGCTGACCGCGTTCCGCGAGGTCGCCGCGACGGACGCGGTGGGCGTGGTGCTCGCGGGGGAAGGGCCGGTGTTCTCCGCCGGGCACGACTTCGCCGACGTGTCGGCACGCGACTTGGAGGGCGTGCGTGACCTGCTCACACTGTGCACCGACCTCATGCGGACCATCGAGTCCGTGCCTCAGGTGGTGATCGCCAGGGTGCACGGTCTGGCCACGGCGGCCGGCTGCCAGCTGGTGGCGTCGTGCGACCTGGCGGTGGCGGCGGAGGAGGCCGGGTTCGCCCTGCCCGGCGGCAAGGCGGGTTGGTTCTGCCACACCCCCGCGGTGCCGGTGGCGCGGGCCGTGGGGCGCAAGCGGTTGATGGAGATGGCCCTGACCGGTGACACCGTGGACGCGCGGACCGCCGAGCAGTGGGGCCTGGTGAACCGCGTCGTGCCGCTCGCGGACCTGGACGACGCGGTGGACGACCTGATGCGCCGGGCCACCAGGGGCAGCCGGGCCAGCAAGGCGTTGGGCAAGCAGACGCTCTACGCCCAGCTGGACCGGCCGGAAGCCGACGCGTACGGCATCGCGGTGGAGGTCATGGCCGCCGCGTCGCAGACCCCGGCGGCCAAGGAGGGCATGTCGTCGTTCCTGGAGAAGCGCCCGCCGGCGTGGACCGACTAG
- a CDS encoding GlxA family transcriptional regulator: MRTVGVLVLPGSRMFDVSVVSEVWGVDRTDSGIGAFSLRLCAPGRVATPVDPVGVIPATHGLAGLKDCDLVVVPGRVDPSAPVPPAVVRALRSFSGTVAALCSGAFTVAAAGLLDGREATTHWRLLDALEDAAPRARVVRDVLFTDGGEVLTSAGVVGGLDLCLHLVRRAHGADVAAALARRLVMPPSREGGQRQYVDPPLPARPDRAGIASTVDWAVGCLGTPIGVADLAAHAGMSDRTFHRTFLAETGSTPGRWLQVQRVRLAQRLLETTDLPVHRVAERSGLGTPTNLRRRLRAELGVTPDAYRRTFRVPAAS; the protein is encoded by the coding sequence ATGCGCACGGTGGGTGTCCTGGTGCTGCCGGGCAGTCGGATGTTCGACGTCTCGGTGGTGAGCGAGGTGTGGGGCGTCGACCGGACCGACAGTGGGATCGGCGCGTTCTCGTTGCGGCTCTGCGCTCCGGGGCGGGTGGCGACGCCGGTGGATCCTGTGGGCGTCATCCCGGCGACGCACGGGCTGGCCGGTCTGAAGGACTGCGACCTGGTGGTGGTGCCCGGTCGGGTCGATCCCTCGGCACCGGTGCCGCCTGCGGTGGTGCGCGCGCTCCGGTCGTTCTCGGGGACGGTGGCGGCGCTGTGCTCCGGGGCGTTCACGGTGGCGGCGGCGGGGCTGCTCGACGGTCGGGAGGCGACCACGCACTGGCGGCTGCTCGACGCGCTGGAGGACGCCGCACCTCGGGCGCGGGTGGTCCGGGATGTGCTGTTCACCGACGGTGGCGAGGTCTTGACGTCGGCGGGTGTGGTCGGTGGATTGGACCTGTGCCTGCACCTGGTGCGCCGGGCACATGGCGCTGACGTGGCCGCGGCCTTGGCGCGTCGCCTGGTGATGCCGCCGAGCCGTGAGGGAGGTCAACGCCAGTACGTGGACCCGCCCTTGCCCGCCAGGCCGGACCGCGCCGGTATCGCGTCCACAGTGGACTGGGCGGTGGGGTGCCTTGGCACGCCGATCGGCGTCGCCGACCTGGCCGCACACGCCGGCATGAGCGACCGGACCTTCCACCGCACTTTCCTGGCTGAGACCGGCAGCACGCCCGGCCGCTGGCTCCAGGTCCAGCGCGTGCGACTGGCACAACGCCTGCTGGAGACCACGGACCTGCCGGTGCATCGGGTGGCCGAGCGCTCAGGCCTGGGCACCCCCACCAACCTCCGCCGCCGGCTCCGCGCCGAACTGGGCGTAACCCCGGACGCCTACCGCCGAACGTTCCGCGTGCCCGCCGCCTCCTGA
- a CDS encoding protein meaA has protein sequence MPYPADRERDRPWVMRTYAGHSSATASNALYRRNLAKGQTGLSVAFDLPTQTGYDPDDELARGEVGKVGVPVSHIGDMRLLFDQIPMGEANTSMTINATAMWLLALYVSVAEEHGADRATLAGTTQNDIIKEYLSRGTYVFPPGPSLRLITDVVAWTVSNVPKWNPINICSYHLQEAGATPVQEIAYSLSTAIAVLDSVFDSGQVPEDRRGEVVARMSFFVNAGVRFVEEMCKMRAFVQLWDEITRDRYGIADPKHRRFRYGVQVNSLGLTEAQPENNVQRIVLEMLAVTLSRDARARAIQLPAWNEALGLPRPWDQQWALRMQQVLAYETDLLEYQDIFDGSHVVKAKVDELVEGARAEIDRVQAMGGAVAAVESGYMKSALVSSLAERRRRVESGDAVVVGVNKFATTEPSPLQAEGANSILQIDPVVEQHAIEALREWKASRDDALVKSTLDDLRAVAKTDQNLVEATIACARAGVTTGEWSSALRETFGEYRAPTGVSAASASGEAGAEIGRVRERVRATGEELGERLRILVGKPGLDGHSNGAEQVAVRARDVGFEVVYQGIRLTPAQIVAAAVQEDVHVVGLSILSGSHLEVVPAVVDGLRAAGAGDVPVIVGGIVPPDDADKLRERGVARVFTPKDYELTQIMDEIVTVVRSAHGI, from the coding sequence GTGCCGTACCCGGCCGACCGAGAGCGCGACCGTCCGTGGGTGATGCGGACCTACGCGGGTCACTCCAGCGCCACCGCCTCCAACGCGCTGTACCGCCGCAACCTCGCCAAGGGCCAGACGGGCCTGTCCGTGGCGTTCGACCTGCCCACGCAGACGGGCTACGACCCGGACGACGAGCTGGCCAGGGGCGAGGTCGGCAAGGTCGGCGTGCCGGTCAGCCACATCGGCGACATGCGGCTGTTGTTCGACCAGATCCCGATGGGCGAGGCGAACACGTCCATGACCATCAACGCGACGGCCATGTGGCTGCTCGCGCTGTACGTGAGCGTGGCCGAGGAGCACGGCGCGGACCGTGCCACCCTCGCGGGCACCACGCAGAACGACATCATCAAGGAGTACCTGTCCCGCGGCACGTACGTGTTCCCACCCGGGCCGAGCCTGCGGCTGATCACCGACGTGGTCGCGTGGACCGTGTCGAACGTGCCGAAGTGGAACCCGATCAACATCTGCTCGTACCACCTCCAGGAGGCGGGCGCGACGCCGGTGCAGGAGATCGCGTACTCGCTGTCCACCGCGATCGCGGTGCTGGACTCGGTGTTCGACTCCGGCCAGGTGCCCGAGGACCGGCGCGGCGAGGTCGTCGCCCGGATGTCCTTCTTCGTGAACGCCGGGGTGCGGTTCGTCGAGGAGATGTGCAAGATGCGGGCGTTCGTCCAGCTGTGGGACGAGATCACCCGTGACCGGTACGGCATCGCCGACCCCAAGCACCGCCGGTTCCGGTACGGCGTGCAGGTGAACTCGCTCGGGCTGACCGAGGCGCAGCCGGAGAACAACGTGCAGCGGATCGTGCTGGAGATGCTGGCCGTGACGCTGTCCCGCGACGCGCGCGCCCGTGCCATCCAGCTGCCCGCGTGGAACGAGGCGCTGGGCCTGCCCCGGCCGTGGGACCAGCAGTGGGCGCTGCGCATGCAGCAGGTGCTGGCCTACGAGACGGACCTGTTGGAGTACCAGGACATCTTCGACGGCTCGCACGTCGTCAAGGCCAAGGTGGACGAGCTCGTCGAGGGCGCACGGGCCGAGATCGACCGCGTGCAGGCGATGGGCGGCGCGGTGGCGGCGGTCGAGTCCGGGTACATGAAGTCGGCGCTGGTGTCGTCGTTGGCGGAACGTCGGCGGCGGGTCGAGTCGGGTGACGCCGTCGTGGTGGGCGTGAACAAGTTCGCCACCACCGAGCCTTCGCCGTTGCAGGCCGAGGGCGCGAACTCGATCCTCCAGATCGACCCGGTGGTGGAGCAGCACGCGATCGAGGCCCTCCGGGAGTGGAAGGCCTCACGGGACGACGCTCTGGTGAAGTCCACTTTGGACGACCTGCGTGCGGTGGCCAAGACGGATCAGAACCTGGTCGAGGCGACCATCGCGTGCGCCCGTGCGGGGGTGACGACCGGTGAGTGGTCGTCGGCGCTGCGCGAGACGTTCGGCGAGTACCGGGCTCCTACGGGTGTATCCGCCGCGTCGGCGTCCGGTGAGGCCGGGGCGGAGATCGGTCGGGTGCGCGAGCGCGTGCGGGCGACCGGCGAGGAGTTGGGCGAGCGGCTGCGGATCCTGGTCGGCAAGCCGGGGCTCGACGGGCACTCCAACGGCGCCGAGCAGGTCGCCGTGCGGGCCCGCGACGTCGGCTTCGAGGTCGTCTACCAGGGCATTCGCCTCACGCCCGCGCAGATCGTCGCCGCCGCCGTGCAGGAGGACGTGCACGTGGTCGGCCTGTCGATCCTGTCCGGCTCGCACTTGGAGGTCGTGCCCGCGGTGGTCGACGGCCTGCGTGCGGCCGGCGCCGGTGACGTGCCGGTCATCGTCGGGGGGATCGTGCCGCCCGACGACGCCGACAAGCTCCGTGAGCGCGGTGTGGCGCGGGTGTTCACGCCCAAGGACTACGAGTTGACCCAGATCATGGACGAGATCGTGACCGTGGTGCGGTCGGCGCACGGAATCTAG
- a CDS encoding NUDIX domain-containing protein codes for METLGSREVYANQWMVVREDAIGRADGTTGIYGVVDKPDFALVIPMEGERVRLVEQFRYPLGLRRWEFPQGTAPERADEDPMTLAERELREETGLRAGKLVQLGVLDVAPGMSSQRGRVFLATQLTEGFHEREHEEQDMRSAWFPRAEFEAMVARGEITDAQSIAAYTLLLLHENAQP; via the coding sequence GTGGAAACCCTCGGATCGCGTGAGGTGTACGCGAACCAGTGGATGGTGGTCCGTGAGGACGCCATCGGGCGCGCGGACGGGACCACCGGGATCTACGGCGTGGTGGACAAGCCGGACTTCGCACTGGTGATCCCCATGGAGGGCGAGCGCGTGCGGCTCGTCGAGCAGTTCCGCTACCCGCTGGGTCTGCGGCGTTGGGAGTTCCCGCAGGGCACCGCGCCGGAACGCGCGGACGAGGACCCGATGACGCTGGCCGAGCGCGAGTTGCGCGAGGAGACGGGGTTGCGGGCGGGCAAGCTGGTGCAGTTGGGCGTGCTGGACGTCGCGCCCGGCATGTCGAGCCAGCGTGGTCGGGTGTTCCTGGCGACCCAGCTCACGGAGGGCTTCCACGAGCGGGAGCACGAGGAGCAGGACATGCGCTCGGCGTGGTTCCCGCGGGCGGAGTTCGAGGCGATGGTCGCGCGGGGTGAGATCACCGACGCCCAGTCGATCGCCGCCTACACGCTGCTCTTGTTGCACGAGAACGCGCAGCCGTGA
- a CDS encoding TROVE domain-containing protein yields the protein MSKFNSARVRALVSSPVVSESVPSGLTHEGGAGYVREPKSELFLLAVTNMVGEQTFYEASDKRDDRYAELVRAVTIADPEWTARFLAWLRGAANMRSASLVGAAHFVKARLDAGEQGMSRQVVDSVLQRADEPGEFLAYWSSYHGRTLPKPVKRGVADAVRRLYDERALAKWDSEARGFRFGDVLNLVHPSAVTDKQGDLFRHALDRRHGSIDGVPASLDVLRARAELLAWPVEQRRALFQQDRDTVTSTLRNAGMTWESVAGWLQGPMTADVWEALVPSMGYMALLRQLRNFDEAGVSDEVAAEVAARLADPAQVARSRQLPMRFLSAFRAAPSLRWAWALEQAITHSLANVPALAGRTLILVDTSSSMQASFSKDGSLMRWDAAAVFGIALGSRCADAEVVSFSSAQYYAGDPPGAKTMVFPVRGGESLLRSVDRWKDGGYFLGGGTDTAGALRRHFTGHDRVVILTDEQASDGDVHRALPAHVPLYTWNLAGYRHGHAPSGGRDRHTFGGLTDQAFRMIPLLESGRNAAWPF from the coding sequence ATGAGCAAGTTCAATTCCGCCCGTGTCCGCGCGCTGGTGTCCAGCCCCGTCGTGTCCGAGTCCGTTCCGAGCGGGCTGACCCACGAGGGCGGCGCCGGATATGTGCGCGAGCCGAAGTCCGAACTGTTCTTGCTCGCCGTCACGAACATGGTCGGCGAGCAGACCTTCTACGAGGCCTCCGACAAGCGGGACGACCGCTATGCCGAGCTCGTGCGCGCCGTGACCATCGCCGACCCCGAGTGGACGGCCCGGTTCCTGGCGTGGCTGCGCGGTGCGGCGAACATGCGCTCGGCGTCCCTGGTGGGTGCGGCGCACTTCGTCAAGGCCCGCTTGGACGCCGGTGAGCAGGGCATGTCCCGGCAAGTGGTGGACTCGGTGCTCCAGCGTGCCGACGAGCCGGGCGAGTTCCTGGCCTACTGGTCCTCGTACCACGGCCGGACGCTGCCGAAGCCGGTCAAGCGCGGCGTGGCGGACGCGGTGCGGCGGCTGTACGACGAGCGCGCGTTGGCGAAGTGGGATTCGGAGGCACGCGGTTTCCGGTTCGGCGACGTGCTCAACCTCGTGCACCCGTCGGCGGTGACCGACAAGCAGGGTGACCTGTTCCGCCATGCCCTCGACCGCCGTCACGGCAGCATCGACGGGGTTCCGGCGTCGCTGGACGTGCTGCGTGCACGCGCGGAGCTGCTGGCGTGGCCCGTGGAGCAGCGGCGCGCGCTGTTCCAGCAGGACCGCGACACTGTCACGTCGACCCTCCGGAACGCGGGCATGACGTGGGAGTCGGTCGCCGGCTGGCTCCAGGGCCCGATGACCGCCGACGTGTGGGAGGCGCTGGTCCCGTCCATGGGGTACATGGCGCTGCTGCGCCAGTTGCGGAACTTCGACGAGGCGGGCGTCTCCGACGAGGTGGCGGCGGAGGTCGCGGCCCGGTTGGCGGACCCGGCGCAGGTGGCGCGGTCCCGGCAGCTGCCGATGCGGTTCCTGTCGGCGTTCCGGGCGGCGCCGTCGTTGCGGTGGGCTTGGGCGTTGGAGCAGGCCATCACGCACTCGCTCGCCAACGTGCCCGCGTTGGCCGGCCGGACGCTGATCCTGGTGGACACGTCCAGCTCCATGCAGGCGTCGTTCAGCAAGGACGGGTCGCTGATGCGCTGGGACGCGGCGGCGGTGTTCGGCATCGCCCTCGGTTCCCGGTGCGCGGACGCCGAGGTGGTGTCGTTCAGCTCCGCGCAGTACTACGCCGGCGATCCGCCCGGCGCGAAGACGATGGTGTTCCCGGTCCGGGGTGGGGAGTCGTTGCTGCGGTCGGTCGACCGGTGGAAGGACGGCGGCTACTTCCTCGGCGGCGGGACCGACACCGCCGGTGCGCTGCGCCGGCACTTCACCGGCCACGACCGCGTGGTGATCCTGACCGACGAGCAGGCCTCGGACGGTGACGTCCACCGGGCGCTGCCCGCGCACGTGCCGCTGTACACGTGGAACCTGGCCGGGTACCGGCACGGCCACGCGCCGAGCGGCGGGCGTGACCGGCACACGTTCGGCGGGCTGACCGACCAGGCTTTCCGGATGATCCCGTTGCTGGAGAGCGGTCGGAACGCGGCCTGGCCGTTCTGA
- a CDS encoding DoxX family protein, with the protein MSTAHVVVTVLTIAANAGIAVADFRKADFVLANSAEVHVPPSWLPALGLLKGAGAVGLLLRLLGVPLVGTAAAVGLVAFFVGAIVAHVRARVWHNIAFPGGFLALAVASLALSVT; encoded by the coding sequence ATGTCCACCGCTCACGTCGTCGTCACCGTCCTCACGATCGCGGCCAACGCCGGTATCGCCGTCGCCGACTTCCGCAAAGCGGACTTCGTCCTGGCGAACTCGGCCGAAGTGCACGTGCCGCCGTCGTGGCTGCCGGCGCTGGGCCTGCTGAAGGGCGCGGGCGCGGTCGGCCTGCTCCTCAGGCTGCTGGGCGTGCCCCTGGTCGGGACGGCGGCGGCGGTCGGGCTGGTGGCGTTCTTCGTCGGCGCGATCGTCGCTCACGTGCGTGCGCGCGTCTGGCACAACATCGCCTTTCCCGGCGGGTTCCTCGCGCTCGCCGTGGCGTCCCTGGCCCTCTCGGTCACCTAG